A DNA window from Engystomops pustulosus chromosome 6, aEngPut4.maternal, whole genome shotgun sequence contains the following coding sequences:
- the LOC140065696 gene encoding olfactory receptor 10A3-like, which yields CALQMFCFLQIGSAECYMLAAMAYDRYNAICQPLLYTVIMSKGTCLTLILATWIIGLMVAIIQTSLTFSLPFCGPNKINHFYCDIPPILALACIDTQFNEIAPFIIIIYVVVGSFLLTLVSYTQIIWTIMKHHSATGVKKAFPTCISHLIVVTLFYGSGTVMYLRPKSSYGTDIDKFMSLIYTNIAPLLNPFIYSLRNNEVKCAVKKLCIRCK from the coding sequence TGTGCCTTACAAATGTTTTGTTTCCTACAAATAGGAAGTGCAGAATGTTACATGTTGGCAGCCATGGCTTATGATCGATATAACGCCATATGTCAGCCATTGTTATATACTGTCATTATGAGTAAAGGCACTTGTCTTACACTTATTTTGGCCACTTGGATCATTGGCTTGATGGTTgctataatacagacatcccttACCTTCTCTTTACCCTTTTGTGGACCCAATAAAATAAACCATTTTTACTGTGACATTCCACCTATACTGGCTTTGGCATGCATTGACACACAATTTAATGAAATTGCcccttttataattattatatatgttGTTGTAGGTTCTTTCCTATTGACATTGGTTTCCTATACACAGATTATATGGACAATTATGAAGCATCATTCTGCAACTGGGGTAAAGAAAGCTTTTCCTACATGTATCTCTCACCTAATAGTGGtgactttattttatgggtccgGTACTGTAATGTATCTGAGGCCAAAGTCAAGTTATGGTACAGATATTGATAAGTTTATGTCACTTATATATACTAATATTGCACCACTGTTGAACCCATTTATATACAGTTTAAGAAATAATGAAGTGAAATGTGCTGTTAAAAAATTGTGCATAAGATGTAAATAA